In Phoenix dactylifera cultivar Barhee BC4 unplaced genomic scaffold, palm_55x_up_171113_PBpolish2nd_filt_p 000292F, whole genome shotgun sequence, the following are encoded in one genomic region:
- the LOC103700119 gene encoding cytosolic sulfotransferase 8-like, producing the protein MAHSPSYPLSKCLPSQTEEEMENQKRTYQYFRHLVSTLPRVGGFKRPFYCYNGWYARLPSLVSAMVAREHFQAQPTDVLLATCPKSGTTWLKALLFATVNRSSHTNSHPPLATLSPHQCVPSLEFSVYVNDRIPDLDALSSPRLFGTHIPFQSLPASVIDAGCRIVYLYRDPKDCFISLWHFANKFRAKDNIELWTLDEFLEHFSNGISPFGPYWDHVLGYWNGHLERPQKVLFLKYEELMQHPEVHLKRLAEFVGCPFTEDEEKEGVVEGIIRLCSFENLSNLEVNKIGRSELAIGTVENSIFFRRGEVGDWVNHLTPEMARRLEEITESKFRGSGLSF; encoded by the coding sequence ATGGCTCACTCTCCATCCTACCCCTTGTCCAAATGCCTGCCTTCCCAAACCGAAGAAGAGATGGAAAACCAGAAGAGGACCTATCAATACTTCAGGCACCTGGTTTCCACCCTTCCGAGAGTTGGAGGCTTTAAGCGCCCCTTCTACTGCTATAATGGCTGGTATGCGAGGCTGCCTTCGTTGGTGTCCGCTATGGTCGCCCGAGAGCACTTCCAGGCCCAACCTACAGACGTGCTCCTTGCTACCTGCCCCAAGAGTGGAACCACATGGCTTAAGGCCCTTCTTTTTGCGACGGTGAATCGCAGCTCTCACACCAATTCTCACCCACCCCTCGCCACCCTTAGCCCTCATCAATGTGTTCCCTCCCTCGAGTTCTCGGTTTACGTGAATGATCGCATCCCTGACCTGGATGCGCTCTCCTCACCGAGGCTCTTCGGCACCCATATCCCATTCCAATCACTACCGGCGTCCGTCATAGACGCTGGTTGCAGAATTGTCTATCTGTATCGTGATCCGAAGGATTGTTTCATCTCCTTGTGGCACTTCGCCAACAAGTTCAGAGCCAAGGATAATATTGAGCTCTGGACTCTCGATGAATTTCTCGAGCACTTCTCCAATGGGATCTCCCCCTTCGGGCCTTATTGGGATCATGTGCTGGGATACTGGAATGGGCACCTGGAAAGGCCTCAGAAGGTCTTGTTTCTCAAATATGAAGAGCTAATGCAGCACCCTGAGGTTCATCTGAAAAGGTTGGCGGAGTTCGTTGGGTGTCCTTTCActgaggatgaagagaaggaagggGTGGTGGAAGGCATCATAAGGCTGTGCTCATTCGAaaacttgagcaatttggaggTGAATAAGATTGGAAGGTCGGAGCTGGCGATCGGAACAGTTGAGAATAGCATATTTTTCAGGCGCGGTGAGGTTGGAGATTGGGTGAATCATCTTACACCGGAGATGGCTCGGCGATTGGAGGAGATTACGGAGAGCAAGTTTAGAGGTTCCGGTCTGAGCTTTTAG